A DNA window from Melanotaenia boesemani isolate fMelBoe1 chromosome 6, fMelBoe1.pri, whole genome shotgun sequence contains the following coding sequences:
- the LOC121641938 gene encoding urotensin-2 receptor, with protein sequence MMDLSGSLPPPSPYTVPILPNFSVPSSSPSISPSPSLASTALFCSFLSLLSLLGITGNLYTLGLLLRRSRGRRRRGAGPACCLTRIPIPSCLSNTTSPSSSPTSSPSSSSLHLQVLSLALADLLYLFTAPFIVYDSLASGWAFGELGCRLLLSLDLLTMHASIFTLTAMSLDRYRAVAHPLHTSSSNSSSLLRVGLAWGLAVALSLPMMITLHLEDGENHEGQLCVPAWDEQSSKAYLSVLFCTSILGPGLAIGALYATLGRLYWVSQTRPAWASGNNSACPPRAPKPKVLLLILGIVLAFWACFLPFWIWQLLPLYQPDMLRTVPVGTQVTVNRILTGLTYGNSCVNPFFYTLLTGKRKHNRQVPTSANHLCRKSSPPQ encoded by the coding sequence ATGATGGACCTCTCAGGTTCCTTGCCTCCACCCTCTCCATACACCGTCCCTATTCTCCCTAATTTCTCAGTgccttcctcctctccctccatctctccatcaCCTAGCTTAGCTTCCACAGCTCTCTTCTGCTCCTTCCTCTCACTCCTCTCCCTGCTGGGCATCACAGGAAACCTTTACACTTTGGGCCTCCTTCTGAGGCGCAGCAGAGGTAGGAGAAGACGTGGAGCAGGACCAGCCTGCTGCTTAACAAGAATACCCATACCATCCTGCCTTTCCAACACtacctccccctcctcctccccaacctcctctccctcctcttcctctcttcaccTCCAGGTGCTGAGTCTTGCTCTTGCAGACCTGCTCTACCTTTTCACTGCTCCGTTCATTGTGTATGACAGCCTGGCATCTGGATGGGCCTTTGGAGAGCTGGGTTGCCGCCTCCTTCTAAGTCTGGATCTCCTCACCATGCATGCCTCCATCTTTACCCTCACCGCCATGAGTCTGGACCGTTACCGGGCTGTGGCACATCCCCTGCATACCTCCTCCTCCAACTCTTCCAGTCTGTTGCGGGTAGGCTTGGCGTGGGGACTGGCAGTAGCTCTCAGCTTGCCCATGATGATCACCCTGCATCTGGAGGATGGGGAGAACCATGAAGGCCAGCTGTGTGTCCCGGCATGGGATGAGCAGAGCTCCAAGGCCTATCTGAGCGTGTTGTTCTGCACCAGCATTCTTGGTCCAGGGCTGGCCATTGGGGCACTTTATGCCACTCTTGGGCGGCTTTACTGGGTCTCACAGACCAGACCAGCCTGGGCCAGTGGAAACAACTCTGCTTGTCCTCCCCGCGCACCCAAACCCAAAGTCCTGCTACTCATTCTGGGTATTGTCCTGGCCTTTTGGGCATGCTTTCTCCCTTTCTGGATCTGGCAGCTGCTCCCACTTTACCAGCCTGACATGCTGAGGACAGTACCAGTGGGGACGCAGGTGACAGTGAATCGTATCCTCACAGGGCTGACTTATGGAAACTCTTGTGTCAATCCATTCTTCTACACGCTATTGACTGGAAAACGAAAACACAACCGGCAAGTGCCTACATCAGCAAATCACCTCTGCCGCAAAAGCAGTCCACCGCAGTAG